One genomic region from Salvia hispanica cultivar TCC Black 2014 chromosome 2, UniMelb_Shisp_WGS_1.0, whole genome shotgun sequence encodes:
- the LOC125204470 gene encoding receptor protein kinase-like protein ZAR1, with translation MLALLSLVLSILLHCTNIVVVTSLNDEGIALFSFKQSIDSDPQSSLTNWNYSDQTPCSWNGITCKQHRVVSISIPNKKLSGSLSPSLGSLSELRHLNLRSNRLHGALPSHLFNAPALQSLVLYGNSFSGPLPFEVGNLVSLQSLDFSNNLLSGSFPLALLQCKRLRYLDFSHNNFSGVLPFGIGGNLVLLEKLYLSYNAFGGVIPDDLGSLSNLIGTVDLSHNLFNGSIPASLGNLPEKVYIDLTYNNLTGPVPQNGALVNRGPTAFVGNPGLCGPPLKNPCSSSNEANPPSSLPYFPYNYPVQDGESVGKVDGEKGLSKATVAAIVVSDAVGICVIGFLLSYCYTRYAKMRRDRANGGEKGGGGRKQCSCFLGEESDSLSENAEKYDLVHLDAEVVFDLDELLKASAFVLGKTGIGIVYKVVLDDGLTLAVRRLGEGGSQRFKEFQSEVEAIAKLRHPNLVTLRAYYWSVDEKLLIYDFLPNGNLTAAIHGNNPLPWCMRLKIMRGVAKGLVYLHECSPKKYVHGDLKPSSILLDHKMEAKISDFGLGHLAHIAGGVGTEKHHHHHQRQGSYVSSEVVPTWASPAASYRAPEAAKVVKASQKWDVFSYGMILLEVVTGRSVVDLVNWVQLCIEEKRPLSEILDLHLIQENGGRREEEEMIGVLKIAVLCTHCSPDRRPSMRHVFDALERDSHFPVIKSSFEPV, from the exons ATGTTAGCTCTACTCTCTCTCGTCCTCTCAATCTTGCTTCACTGCACCAATATTGTTGTAGTGACTTCTTTAAACGATGAAGGCATAGCTCTGTTTTCATTCAAGCAATCCATTGATTCAGACCCTCAAAGCTCACTCACCAACTGGAATTATTCCGACCAAACCCCATGCTCATGGAATGGCATCACATGCAAACAACACAGAGTTGTTTCCATTAGCATTCCCAACAAGAAACTCTCTggttctctctctccctctctcggCTCTCTCTCCGAGCTCCGCCATCTCAACTTGAGGAGCAATAGGCTTCATGGGGCCTTGCCCTCTCATCTCTTTAACGCTCCTGCTCTGCAAAGTTTGGTTCTTTATGGGAATTCCTTTTCTGGGCCTCTCCCTTTTGAGGTTGGAAACCTTGTATCACTTCAAAGTTTAGATTTTTCGAACAATTTGTTAAGTGGGTCGTTTCCGTTGGCGTTGCTTCAGTGCAAGAGGTTGAGGTATCTTGATTTCAGTCATAATAATTTTAGTGGGGTTTTGCCTTTTGGGATTGGGGGGAACTTGGTTTTGTTGGAGAAGCTTTATCTTTCTTATAATGCATTTGGTGGTGTGATTCCTGATGATTTAGGGTCTTTGTCTAATTTGATAGGAACCGTTGATTTGTCTCATAATCTGTTCAACGGTTCGATTCCGGCTAGTCTTGGAAATCTGCCTGAGAAAGTTTACATTGATCTAACATACAACAATTTAACTGGTCCAGTTCCACAAAATGGTGCTTTGGTGAATAGAGGGCCAACTGCATTTGTTGGGAATCCTGGTCTCTGTGGCCCTCCTCTCAAGAACCCTTGTTCTTCGAGTAATGAGGCGAATCCGCCCTCCTCATTGCCATACTTTCCCTATAACTACCCTGTCCAAGATGGGGAGAGTGTTGGGAAAGTTGATGGAGAGAAGGGGCTGAGTAAAGCAACTGTAGCTGCCATTGTTGTGAGTGATGCTGTTGGCATTTGTGTGATAGGATTTTTACTCTCTTATTGTTACACGAGATATGCGAAGATGAGGAGAGACCGGGCTAATGGCGGTGAGAAGGGGGGTGGAGGTAGGAAGCAGTGTTCATGCTTCCTGGGGGAAGAGTCAGACTCTTTATCTGAAAATGCAGAGAAGTATGATCTAGTGCATTTGGATGCAGAGGTGGTTTTTGACCTGGACGAGCTTTTGAAGGCGTCTGCATTCGTTCTTGGCAAGACCGGGATCGGGATTGTGTACAAAGTTGTGCTTGATGATGGCCTTACCTTGGCTGTTAGAAGGCTAGGGGAAGGAGGCTCACAGAGGTTTAAGGAATTCCAAAGTGAAGTTGAAGCAATTGCAAAGCTACGACATCCAAATTTAGTAACTCTTCGAGCTTATTATTGGTCAGTTGATGAGAAGTTACTCATCTATGACTTCTTACCAAATGGGAATCTCACTGCAGCCATCCATG GGAACAATCCTCTTCCATGGTGTATGAGATTGAAGATCATGAGAGGAGTTGCAAAAGGCCTAGTTTATCTACATGAATGCAGTCCCAAGAAATATGTCCACGGTGATCTAAAGCCATCAAGCATACTACTCGACCACAAGATGGAGGCGAAGATCTCTGATTTTGGCCTCGGCCACCTTGCTCACATAGCCGGTGGGGTGGGTACGGAGAagcaccaccaccaccaccaaagGCAGGGGAGCTATGTGTCTTCGGAGGTTGTCCCAACTTGGGCCTCTCCTGCAGCCTCCTATCGGGCTCCTGAGGCCGCGAAGGTGGTGAAGGCGTCCCAAAAATGGGACGTCTTCTCGTATGGGATGATACTGTTGGAAGTTGTGACTGGGAGATCAGTGGTGGATCTTGTGAATTGGGTGCAGCTATGCATTGAAGAGAAGAGGCCTCTCTCAGAAATATTGGATTTGCATttaattcaagaaaatggTGGTAGAAGAGAAGAGGAAGAGATGATTGGTGTGCTGAAGATTGCAGTGTTGTGCACACATTGTAGCCCTGACAGGAGGCCTTCAATGAGGCATGTTTTCGATGCTTTGGAAAGAGACTCCCACTTTCCCGTGATTAAAAGTTCGTTCGAGCCGGTTTAG
- the LOC125203827 gene encoding uncharacterized protein LOC125203827 isoform X1, translating to MDASARALVEAIHATPTQAVLHFAGGGSQALGWLMSVPGASNTVLEAVVPYSRMSLVQLLGKVPTQFASRQTAEDMALMAYNRAIVLSNPGFPALGVGFSGSLASSRPKLGDHRFHVSTRTSDQLLSSTVTLSKGMRTREQEDKVSSQFVLKAIAYACKVPTTFISELTDSEVPDEYKLQFNEDQELEQLINGEICFKVYPFSSDFSTAERKIILPGSFNPLHDGHLKLLEVAMNILGEGYPCFELSAVNADKPPLTVSEIKRRAMQFEKVGKTVIISNQPYFYKKAELFPGSAFVIGADTAARLINPKYYSGDYGRMLETLLGCKSTGCVFLVAGRNIDGKFKVVDDLDIPAELRDLFIPIPPEKFRMDISSTQIRKTQGML from the exons ATGGACGCTTCGGCACGAGCGTTGGTGGAGGCCATCCACGCCACTCCCACTCAGGCCGTACTCCATTTCGCCGGCGGCGGTTCTCAG GCGCTCGGGTGGTTGATGTCTGTGCCGGGAGCTTCGAATACTGTTCTAGAAGCAGTCGTGCCGTATTCTAGAATGTCCCTCGTCCAGTTACTCGGCAag GTTCCAACTCAATTTGCCAGTCGACAGACTGCGGAGGACATGGCGTTAATGGCGTACAATAGAGCTATAGTGCTTTCCAATCCAG GTTTTCCGGCTCTTGGTGTGGGTTTCAGTGGTTCTCTGGCCAGCTCGCGCCCCAAGCTTGGGGATCACAG GTTTCATGTATCAACAAGAACATCTGACCAGCTTTTGTCATCTACAGTAACCTTGTCTAAG gGTATGAGAACACGTGAACAAGAGGATAAAGTTTCTAGCCAGTTTGTATTGAAG GCAATAGCATATGCTTGCAAGGTTCCGACAACATTCATCTCCGAGCTAACTGATTCCGAAGTTCCTGATGAATATAAATTGCAATTCAATGAAGATCAGGAATTGGAGCAACTTATCAATGGTGAAATATGCTTTAAGGTTTACCCCTTTTCAAGTG ATTTTTCGACGGCTGAAAGGAAGATAATTCTCCCAGGCTCTTTTAATCCCTTGCATGATGGCCACCTAAAACTCTTGGAAGTTGCTAtgaa CATTCTTGGTGAAGGATACCCATGCTTTGAGTTGTCAGCAGTGAATGCAGACAAACCTCCACTTACCGTGTCAGAAATCAAACGCCGTGCTATGCaatttgaaaaagttg GGAAGACTGTCATAATATCCAACCAGCCATATTTCTACAAGAAAGCCGAACTTTTCCCTGGCAGCGCATTTGTGATTGGTGCTGACACTGCAGCAAGGCTTATAAAT CCCAAGTATTACAGTGGCGATTATGGGAGAATGTTAGAAACTCTATTAGGTTGCAAAAGCACAGGCTGTGTCTTCCTCGTTGCTGGTCGGAACATAGACGGCAAGTTTAAG GTTGTTGATGATCTCGATATTCCAGCGGAGCTAAGGGATTTGTTCATTCCGATTCCACCGGAGAAATTTCGGATGGATATATCGTCCACTCAAATCAGGAAGACTCAAGGAATGCTCTGA
- the LOC125203827 gene encoding uncharacterized protein LOC125203827 isoform X2 — translation MALMAYNRAIVLSNPGFPALGVGFSGSLASSRPKLGDHRFHVSTRTSDQLLSSTVTLSKGMRTREQEDKVSSQFVLKAIAYACKVPTTFISELTDSEVPDEYKLQFNEDQELEQLINGEICFKVYPFSSDFSTAERKIILPGSFNPLHDGHLKLLEVAMNILGEGYPCFELSAVNADKPPLTVSEIKRRAMQFEKVGKTVIISNQPYFYKKAELFPGSAFVIGADTAARLINPKYYSGDYGRMLETLLGCKSTGCVFLVAGRNIDGKFKVVDDLDIPAELRDLFIPIPPEKFRMDISSTQIRKTQGML, via the exons ATGGCGTTAATGGCGTACAATAGAGCTATAGTGCTTTCCAATCCAG GTTTTCCGGCTCTTGGTGTGGGTTTCAGTGGTTCTCTGGCCAGCTCGCGCCCCAAGCTTGGGGATCACAG GTTTCATGTATCAACAAGAACATCTGACCAGCTTTTGTCATCTACAGTAACCTTGTCTAAG gGTATGAGAACACGTGAACAAGAGGATAAAGTTTCTAGCCAGTTTGTATTGAAG GCAATAGCATATGCTTGCAAGGTTCCGACAACATTCATCTCCGAGCTAACTGATTCCGAAGTTCCTGATGAATATAAATTGCAATTCAATGAAGATCAGGAATTGGAGCAACTTATCAATGGTGAAATATGCTTTAAGGTTTACCCCTTTTCAAGTG ATTTTTCGACGGCTGAAAGGAAGATAATTCTCCCAGGCTCTTTTAATCCCTTGCATGATGGCCACCTAAAACTCTTGGAAGTTGCTAtgaa CATTCTTGGTGAAGGATACCCATGCTTTGAGTTGTCAGCAGTGAATGCAGACAAACCTCCACTTACCGTGTCAGAAATCAAACGCCGTGCTATGCaatttgaaaaagttg GGAAGACTGTCATAATATCCAACCAGCCATATTTCTACAAGAAAGCCGAACTTTTCCCTGGCAGCGCATTTGTGATTGGTGCTGACACTGCAGCAAGGCTTATAAAT CCCAAGTATTACAGTGGCGATTATGGGAGAATGTTAGAAACTCTATTAGGTTGCAAAAGCACAGGCTGTGTCTTCCTCGTTGCTGGTCGGAACATAGACGGCAAGTTTAAG GTTGTTGATGATCTCGATATTCCAGCGGAGCTAAGGGATTTGTTCATTCCGATTCCACCGGAGAAATTTCGGATGGATATATCGTCCACTCAAATCAGGAAGACTCAAGGAATGCTCTGA
- the LOC125206773 gene encoding uncharacterized protein LOC125206773 has protein sequence MGGENGRRLSINIANLSDNWGEKPTSPFPIVNCERISISETKQQGNGRSPAKIALVEPPFRLEKPPIADSSPGSFKDVARDPLVLTESPAIQVMEWPKDSDPNTAPTDSPNRWSLDSGDSLFSIHMENDGISKERSLSISGDIGELSLSEASLPRISPKSGELHQSVKSSHTSPAAAKAIEKSQRDVKEDVSHQPTCDPPEAFIRIHTDSNLSRTSKSECPICRCLCCARMCSCSCGHWFHWPRCSSCCISCPSCCSKCYSSSSGCCYKRNRETKRTRPVSSYVLMGRGVASPRKHKV, from the exons ATGGGCGGTGAAAACGGGAGGCGATTGAGTATAAATATTGCTAATCTGTCAGACAACTGGGGTGAGAAGCCTACATCGCCTTTTCCaattgtgaattgtgaaaGAATCAGCATTAGTGAGACCAAGCAACAAGGAAATGGAAGAAGCCCTGCAAAAATTGCTCTGGTTGAGCCTCCGTTCAGGTTGGAGAAACCCCCCATTGCTGATTCCTCTCCGGGATCATTCAAAGATGTTGCTCGCGATCCCTTGGTGCTGACTGAGTCCCCTGCCATCCAAGTGATGGAATGGCCTAAAGACTCTGATCCCAACACTGCCCCAACGGACAGTCCAAACCGGTGGAGTCTTGATTCGGGTGATTCTTTGTTCAGCATCCACATGGAGAACGACGGTATCTCCAAGGAGCGTTCGTTGAGTATAAGTGGAGACATTGGGGAACTATCCCTGTCCGAAGCATCTCTGCCTCGAATATCTCCCAAGTCAGGGGAGTTGCATCAATCAGTAAAATCATCACACACTTCCCCTGCTGCAGCAAAAGCCATAGAGAAGTCGCAAAGGGACGTGAAAGAAGACGTTTCTCATCAACCAACATGTGATCCTCCCGAGGCTTTCATAAGAATCCACACAGACTCAAATCTCTCGAG GACGAGCAAGTCAGAATGTCCAATATGTCGGTGCTTGTGCTGTGCTAGGATGTGTAGCTGCAGCTGTGGCCATTGGTTTCATTGGCCAAGGTGTTCGAGTTGTTGCATAAGTTGCCCTAGCTGCTGCAGTAAGTGCTATAGTTCGAGTTCTGGCTGCTGCTACAAGCGGAACCGCGAGACAAAGAGAACCCGTCCTGTTTCTTCTTACGT GTTGATGGGTAGGGGTGTAGCCAGTCCCAGAAAACATAAGGTTTAA